In the Thermococcus sp. MAR1 genome, one interval contains:
- the cas7i gene encoding type I-B CRISPR-associated protein Cas7/Cst2/DevR: MRFATGIVLIDAPHSALNMLGIDESLADRNVTRVKTFRRGGKRYPYVSPQAWRYWWRFTLKEHFNWELSPLYREQKQVFTAANPLKYPDDDVFGYMRAFKKGGVNVTVTRVSPLKNTPLISVLPDRSSITVDEGYASRHEGDPVPYSQEFYSTVFKGAFSLDLDSVGRFTIISKAGFKNLLTWDDVPRDKKGNPKKGAEDVVNEINEMERIAEELGVQRTEKEWLMPPEIRKKRATETIKALRFLTGGAKQSQYHTDVTPKFVLLLNVDAGINPFISDLVFEEKGEIRFDAEALAKRLKDLKEVIPEGTKLYIGYDAGFVRSLGWDVDEIAERVKEAGIAVFTGTVGEAVEEFAKEIEAYYG, from the coding sequence ATGAGGTTTGCGACCGGTATTGTGTTAATTGACGCACCGCACTCTGCCTTGAACATGCTGGGTATAGATGAGAGCTTAGCTGATAGGAACGTTACCCGTGTCAAGACCTTCAGGAGGGGTGGAAAGCGGTATCCCTACGTCTCACCGCAGGCTTGGCGCTACTGGTGGCGCTTTACCCTGAAGGAGCACTTCAACTGGGAGCTTTCCCCGCTCTACCGCGAGCAGAAGCAGGTCTTTACGGCAGCAAATCCCCTCAAATACCCTGACGACGACGTCTTTGGCTACATGAGGGCCTTCAAGAAGGGTGGCGTGAACGTCACCGTTACGAGGGTCTCTCCTCTTAAGAACACCCCGCTGATTTCTGTACTCCCCGATAGAAGCTCCATAACCGTTGATGAGGGCTACGCCTCAAGGCACGAAGGTGATCCAGTCCCCTACAGCCAGGAGTTCTACTCGACGGTTTTCAAAGGCGCTTTTTCCCTTGACCTCGACTCCGTTGGAAGGTTCACAATTATCAGCAAGGCAGGCTTCAAGAACCTCCTCACCTGGGACGACGTTCCAAGAGACAAAAAGGGCAACCCCAAGAAAGGCGCAGAGGACGTCGTTAATGAAATCAATGAAATGGAGCGCATAGCTGAGGAACTCGGCGTCCAGAGGACTGAAAAGGAGTGGCTCATGCCCCCAGAAATCAGAAAGAAGCGTGCCACTGAGACTATTAAGGCCCTCCGCTTCCTCACAGGAGGTGCCAAGCAGAGTCAGTACCACACCGACGTGACCCCGAAGTTCGTCCTGCTCCTCAACGTAGATGCCGGCATAAACCCCTTCATAAGCGACCTCGTCTTCGAGGAGAAGGGCGAAATTCGCTTCGACGCCGAGGCTCTTGCAAAGAGGCTCAAGGACCTCAAGGAGGTAATCCCCGAGGGCACAAAGCTCTACATTGGCTACGATGCTGGCTTCGTCCGCTCCCTTGGCTGGGACGTCGATGAAATAGCCGAGAGAGTGAAAGAAGCAGGCATCGCGGTCTTTACGGGTACCGTCGGAGAGGCGGTAGAAGAGTTCGCCAAGGAAATCGAGGCTTACTACGGGTGA